A genomic stretch from Enterobacter dykesii includes:
- the katG gene encoding catalase/peroxidase HPI, translated as MSTSDETNKAASVGKCPFHQGGVDHSAGAGTGSRDWWPKQLRIDLLNQHSNRSNPLGEDFDYRKEFSKLDYSALKGDLKALLTDSQPWWPADWGSYAGLFIRMAWHGAGTYRSVDGRGGAGRGQQRFAPLNSWPDNVSLDKARRLLWPIKQKYGQKISWADLFILAGNVALENSGFRTFGFGAGREDVWEPDLDVNWGDEKAWLTHRDPEALAKRPLAATEMGLIYVNPEGPNASGEPLSAAAAIRATFGNMGMNDEETVALIAGGHTLGKTHGAGEATHVGTDPEASPIEAQGLGWASTHGTGIGADAITSGLEVIWSQTPTQWSNYFFENLFKYEWVQTRSPAGAIQFEAVDAPEIMPDPFDPSKKRKPTMLVTDLTLRFDPEFEKISRRFLNDPQAFNEAFARAWYKLTHRDMGPKSRYLGPEVPKEDLIWQDPLPQAVFNPSKEDIESLKAEIAASGLSVSELVSVAWASASTFRGGDKRGGANGARLALAPQRDWDVNAAAVRALPALEAIQRTTNKASLADIIVLAGVVGVEQAAKAAGVYVNVPFTPGRVDARQDQTDIEMFNLLEPVADGFRNYRAQVDVSTTESLLIDKAQQLTLTAPELTVLIGGLRVLGANFDGGKNGVFTDREGVLSNDFFVNLLDMNTQWKATDESNELFAGSDRASGEVKYTATRADLVFGSNAVLRALAEVYASSDASEKFVRDFVAAWAKVMDLDRFDLQ; from the coding sequence ATGAGCACGTCAGACGAGACTAATAAAGCGGCATCGGTCGGCAAATGCCCGTTCCACCAGGGCGGCGTCGATCACAGCGCGGGCGCAGGTACAGGCAGCCGCGACTGGTGGCCAAAACAACTCCGTATCGATCTTCTTAACCAACATTCCAATCGTTCGAACCCGCTGGGTGAAGACTTCGACTACCGCAAAGAATTCAGCAAACTTGATTACTCCGCCCTTAAAGGCGACCTCAAAGCCCTTTTAACCGACTCTCAACCGTGGTGGCCTGCCGACTGGGGCAGCTATGCGGGCCTGTTTATCCGTATGGCCTGGCACGGCGCGGGTACCTATCGCTCTGTTGACGGGCGCGGTGGCGCTGGTCGCGGTCAACAACGCTTTGCGCCGCTGAACTCCTGGCCGGATAACGTGAGCCTGGATAAGGCGCGCCGTCTGCTGTGGCCAATCAAGCAAAAATACGGACAGAAAATTTCCTGGGCCGACCTGTTTATCCTCGCGGGTAACGTGGCGCTGGAGAACTCCGGCTTCCGTACCTTTGGTTTCGGTGCCGGGCGTGAAGACGTCTGGGAACCGGATCTGGACGTGAACTGGGGTGATGAAAAAGCCTGGCTGACCCACCGTGACCCGGAGGCGCTGGCGAAGCGTCCTCTGGCCGCCACCGAAATGGGCCTGATCTACGTTAACCCGGAAGGGCCAAACGCCAGCGGTGAACCTCTTTCTGCTGCGGCGGCAATTCGTGCGACCTTCGGCAACATGGGGATGAACGACGAAGAGACCGTTGCGCTGATCGCGGGCGGCCACACCCTTGGCAAAACCCACGGCGCGGGTGAAGCCACCCACGTCGGCACCGACCCGGAAGCCTCGCCGATTGAAGCGCAGGGCCTGGGCTGGGCCAGCACGCACGGCACGGGAATTGGCGCAGATGCTATTACCTCCGGTCTGGAAGTCATCTGGTCACAAACCCCGACCCAGTGGAGCAACTACTTCTTCGAGAACCTGTTCAAATACGAATGGGTGCAGACCCGCAGCCCGGCGGGTGCGATTCAGTTTGAAGCCGTGGACGCACCGGAAATCATGCCTGACCCGTTCGACCCGTCGAAAAAACGCAAACCTACCATGCTGGTCACCGACCTGACGCTGCGTTTTGACCCGGAATTCGAGAAAATTTCCCGTCGCTTCCTGAACGATCCGCAGGCCTTCAACGAAGCCTTCGCGCGCGCGTGGTACAAGCTGACCCACCGCGATATGGGGCCGAAATCGCGTTACCTTGGCCCGGAAGTGCCGAAAGAAGATCTGATCTGGCAGGACCCGCTGCCGCAGGCGGTGTTCAATCCGTCGAAAGAAGACATTGAAAGCCTGAAGGCGGAAATCGCTGCCTCTGGCCTCTCCGTGAGCGAACTGGTTTCCGTTGCCTGGGCGTCAGCTTCAACCTTCCGCGGCGGCGACAAGCGTGGCGGCGCCAACGGCGCGCGTCTGGCGCTGGCTCCTCAGCGCGACTGGGATGTGAACGCCGCAGCGGTTCGCGCGTTGCCGGCTCTGGAAGCTATCCAGCGCACCACCAACAAAGCCTCTCTGGCCGATATCATCGTGCTGGCGGGCGTGGTGGGCGTTGAGCAGGCGGCGAAAGCGGCAGGCGTTTACGTCAACGTTCCGTTCACGCCTGGCCGCGTCGATGCGCGTCAGGATCAGACGGATATCGAGATGTTTAACCTGCTCGAACCGGTTGCCGACGGCTTCCGCAACTACCGTGCGCAGGTTGATGTGTCCACGACAGAATCACTGCTGATTGACAAAGCCCAGCAGCTGACGCTGACCGCGCCTGAGCTGACGGTGCTGATCGGTGGCCTGCGCGTGCTGGGTGCTAACTTTGATGGCGGTAAGAATGGCGTATTCACCGACCGCGAGGGCGTGCTGAGCAACGATTTCTTCGTGAATCTGCTGGACATGAACACCCAGTGGAAGGCGACCGACGAATCTAATGAACTGTTTGCCGGAAGCGATCGCGCCAGCGGTGAAGTGAAATATACCGCCACCCGCGCCGATCTGGTCTTCGGTTCTAACGCCGTCCTGCGCGCGCTGGCAGAGGTTTATGCCAGCAGCGATGCCAGCGAGAAGTTCGTCCGCGACTTCGTTGCCGCATGGGCGAAGGTGATGGATCTGGACCGGTTTGACCTGCAGTAA